DNA from Balneolaceae bacterium:
GGACACGGCATCCTCCCCGATATTCCGGTGGATCACGCAAGGGCTTTCATAGAAGCTGTAAAGGCTTATAAGTCTAATAAGTCTGAAAGTCATAAAGTCTGAAAGTCGTAAAGTCCGAAGTCTGATGGTTGAAAGTCTGAAGGTGTCCTTTTCCGAATACATCCGCTCGCTGCAGCGGCGCATCTGCGACGCGCTGGAGTCGGAGGACGGGGTGGGTCGTTTCCGCCACGACAACTGGGAGCGCGAGGGCGGGGGAGGGGGACATACCCGCGTGATTGAGGGCGGGGAGGTCTTCGAGAAGGGGGGAGTTAACATTTCCACCGTCCACGGGGAGCTGCCGGAACCCATCCGCCGGCGCTTCGAGGTGGAGGAGGGCTGGTTCTGGGCCGGGGGACTCTCCCTCGTTCTTCACCCACGCAGCCCCATGGTGCCCACCGCGCACGCCAACGTCCGCTATTTCGAGCTTTACGACGATTCGAATTTATCAGAGATGCGCGACTGCTGGTTCGGGGGCGGGGCCGACCTGACCCCTTTCTACCTCTGGGAGGAGGATGCCGTGCATTTCCACCGCGCCTGGAAGGAGGCCTGCGCCCCCCATGGAGAGGAGATCTATCCCGCCTTCAAAAAGGAGTGCGACGACTACTTCTATAACGATCACCGCGGCGAGGCCCGGGGCGTGGGCGGAATCTTTTTCGATTACCTGCGCCCGGGCTCGCAGCCGGCTACCGGGTCCGGTTCCGAAGGCGAGACAGCGGGCGCCGGCGGGGTGGGACGCACCGCGAGGGACTGGTACGACTTCACCACGGACGTGGGCGACGCTTTTCTGGATTCCTACCTCCCCATTGTGCGCCGCCGCCGCGGGGAGCCCTGGGAGGAGCGCCACCGACGCTTCCAGGAGCTGAGGCGGGGACGCTACGTGGAGTTTAATTTAATCTACGATCGCGGTACTTTGTTTGGGCTCAAAACGGGGGGACGTACCGAATCCATCCTGATGAGCCTGCCGCCCCGGGTGCGCTGGGACTACGATTTTACCCCCGAGCCCGGCAGCCGTGAGGAGGAGACCGTGCGCCTGCTTTCCGGCCAGCCGGTGGACTGGATCGGCCGGGAGTCTGGCTGATTTCCGAATCCAACCGCACGAAAACCCAACATCCATCCATGGCACAAGGCGAATTTCCCCACATCCGCAATCGCAGGCTGCGCGCCGGCGAGGCCATTCGTGAAATGGTGGCCGAACACCATCTGACGCCGGACGATTTCATCGCGCCTCTCTTCGTTATGGAGGGCGAGGACGCCGTGGAAGAGATCCCCTCCATGCCGGGCTACTTCCGATACACCCTGGACCGTCTGGCCGGCGAGGCGGAGGAGCTGCGCGAGGCGGGTATCCGGTCGGTTCTTCTTTTCGTGAAGGTGCCCGACTCCAAAAAGGACAACCAGGGCACGGAAGCACTGAACGACGAGGGACTCATGCAGCGAAGCGTGCGGTTTCTGAAGGAGCGCTTTCCCGAACTGCTTGTCATGACTGACGTGGCGCTGGATCCCTATTCCAGCTACGGGCATGACGGTATCGTGGAAGATGGAGAAATCCTCAACGACCCCTCTGTGGAACTACTCGCCCGCATGGCCCTCAGCCATGCTGAGGCGGGGGCCGACATGGTGGCGCCTTCGGATATGATGGACGGACGTATTGCGGCCATGCGCGAGACCCTCGACGCGGCGGACCTGAAGCATACCGGCATCATGGCCTACAGTGCCAAGTACGCCTCCGCGTTTTACGGGCCCTTTCGCGACGCCCTCGATTCAGCCCCGGGCTTCGGGGACAAGAAGAGCTATCAGATGGACCCCCGCAACGTGCGGGAGGCCGTGCGCGAGGCGCGGATGGACGAACAGGAGGGGGCCGACATTGTGATGGTCAAGCCCGGCCTTCCCTACCTGGACGTGGTGCGGGCCGTTCGCGAGGCAGTCAGCGTGCCGGTCTCCGTCTATAATGTCTCCGGGGAATACGCTATGTTGAAGGCGGCAGCCGAGAAGGGCTGGATCGACGGGGAGATGGCCATGATGGAGTCGCTGATCGCTTTCAAGAGGGCGGGGGCCGACCTGATTGCCACCTATTTCGCCAAAGAGGCATCCCAACTGCTGAACGCCAAATATCAGTAATGCGTAACAAGAGCAAAGAACTTTTTGAACGGGCGCAGGAGAGCATCCCCGGCGGCGTGAATTCGCCCGCCCGGGCCTTCAACGCTGTGGGCGGCCCCCCGGTCTTCATTGAATCGGCCGAGGGCTCGGTGCTTGTGGACGTTGACGGCAACGAGTACATCGACTATGTGGGGTCCTGGGGACCCATGATCCTGGGTCACGCCTGGCCGCCCGTTGTGGAGGCGGTGAGGCAGGCCGCCGCCCGGTCCACCTCCTTCGGCGCTCCCACGGAGCTGGAAGTGCGCATGGCCGAGCAGGTAAGGGAGATGGTGCCGGGACTCGACCTCGTGCGTATGGTCAATTCAGGCACCGAGGCCTGCATGAGCGCCATCCGCGTGGCTCGCGGTCACACGGGACGCGACAAGATTATTAAGTTCGAGGGCAACTACCACGGCCACGGCGACGCCTTTCTGATCAAGGCGGGCAGCGGCGCTCTCACCCTGGGAGCGCCCAGCAGTCCCGGCGTCACGGAGGGCACCGCCCGTGACACCCTGGTGGCCGACTTCAACGACCTGAACAGTGTCAAGAAGCTCCTGGCCGGGCACGAGGGGGAGGTGGCCGGCATTATTGTGGAGCCGGTGGCCGGCAACATGGGCTGCGTGCCGCCCAGCCGCGGATTCCTGGAAGGCCTGCGCGAGCTTTGCAACGCCCACGACATCGTGCTCATCTTTGACGAGGTGATGACCGGCTTCCGCGTGGCCATGGGAGGGGCCCAGGAGCGCTACGGCGTACGGGCCGACCTGCTTGCCTTTGGAAAGATCATTGGCGGAGGACTGCCCGTCGGGGCATTCGGAGGCAGGAAGGAGATCATGGACGCCGTCTCACCCGTGGGACCGGTCTACCAGGCGGGCACCCTCTCGGGCAATCCGCTGGCGATGGCCGCAGGACTGACGCTGCTGACCGAACTGCACGAGCATCCCCGGCACTACGACGAGCTGGAGGAGAAGGGAGCCTACCTGCAGAGAGGACTCAAGGAGCTGTGCGGGGAGCGCGGGGTGGATGTGACCATCAATCGCGTGGGATCGATGATCAGTCCCTTCTTCACCGGACGTGAAGTGACGGGATTCGAATCGGCCAATACCACCGACCTCGATCTATTCCGCTCCTTCTTCCACGGCATGCTGAATCGGGGCGTCTACCTGCCGCCCTCCCCCTTCGAAAGCTGGTTTCTCGCCAACTCGCTCACCCGCGATATGATGGACCGCACCCTTGAGGCGGCCGCGGGGGCCCTCGACGAGGCGATGGCATGAACCGGCTACTTGACAAGCTGATGAAGCGTTGGGAGGTGGAGAGCCTTTGGCAGGTGGGAGTGATCCTGGTGGTTTTCGCCCTGACGGGCATGACTACGCTTTACGTGAACGAGTGGCTTTTCGGGCTGCTGGGCATCTCGGACGAGGACCCCTTCTGGTTGCGCACCCTCTTCTGGCTGCTGCTTGTACTTCCCGCCTACCAGGTACTTTTTCTGGCCTACGGCTTCCTGCTGGGACAGTTTCGATTCGTATGGCGCTTCGAGAAGAAGAGTTTTCGTAAATTGACGAGCCTCTTCACGGGCCGCAGGCGGGACGAGCAATGAAGTTGTGTGGAGGGGAGATACCGCGAACCCACCGGGCCGGTGGCCGGACCGGAGTCCCGGCTCCTAGTCTTTTTCCAGCTTCTTCTGCTCCTTGCGCGGCATGGCTTCTATTACGAGCTCGTAGGAGTCTTTGATCCACTCCTTGATAAGCTCCTCTCCCAGGCTGCCGTGGGGATCGACGGCATTCCAGTTTTTCTTGTCGTCCACATCTCCCGGCACCACCTCCTCGTACAGGCCACGCAGCATGGCCGCCTTTACAGGATCGCATTTCAGGTTGATGGCATCAAAACTGTCGGGATCTGCAAGGGCAAAGGTGTGGTCGAGCACCTTGAAGGCCAAGATCCGGTTCTCTTTGTCAAGGTCCTCCCGTGCGCCCCTGAAGTGGAGACAATAGTTTCTAAAATCTTCTACGGTCATAAGTGCGGAATAACGGGTTTTAGCGGGCTAGCGTTCTGCCGGAATAAAGCTTGAATGAAATGAATCTATGGCAATCAAGCAAACTTCGTGCCTCACTTTTACATCCCCTTCCAGACGGCACCGAAAAACAGCAGCCAGGCCAGGATGAAGGCCATTCCGCCAATGGGAGTCACCGCTCCCAGCCAGCGCGCGCCGGTGAAAGCCATCAGGTAGAGGCTGCCCGAGAAAAGCACGATGCCGGCGCCCATCAGCCAGCCGGACCACCGGAGCCACGGGCTTTCGGGCAGGTACTGTGCGGCGATGCCGAGAATCAGCAGTCCCAGGGCGTGATAAAAGTGATAGGTTACGCCGGTGGTGAAGGTCTCAAGCATGTCGGGGTCAAGCCTGCCCCTGAGGGCGTGGGCACCGAAAGCGCCCAGCATAACCGCGAGTGCCATGGCGGCGCTTCCCGATAAAAAAAGAACTTTGCTCATTACAGAGGGATTTTTGGTAAAATAGCATTATTCAGGTTCCGGGCAAGCGAAATCCGCCCCCTACTCCACCCAGTCGGCAACGAAGATGTTGGTGGCGTCGGTCTGGCCGTTATGGCGGTTGGAGGAGAAGACCAGCCGTGAGCCGTCCGGGGAAAACATGGGGAAGGCGTCGAAGACCCCGTCATGGGTAATCTGCTCCAGTCCGCTCCCGTCCAGGTTGATCAGGTAGAGGTTGAAGGGGAAGCCGCGCGGGCTGGCGTGGTTGGAGGAGAAGATGATCTTTTCGCCGGAGGGATGAAAATAGGGGGCCCAGTTGGCGCCGCCCAGGTCGGTGATCTGCCGCAGGTTGGATCCGTCGGCGTTTACCAAGAAGAGCTCCATGTCGGTGGGCTCTACCAGTCCCTTGGCGAGCAGCTCCCTGTAGCGGCTGATCTCATCCGGGGTTTCGGGACGGGAAGCGCGAAAGACGATCTGCGAGCCGTCGGGCGAGAAGAAGGCCCCTCCGTCGTAGCCCAGCTCGTCGGTGATCTGCGTGAGTCCCGATCCGTCCAGGTTCATGGTGTAGAGCTCCAGGTCCCCGCTGCGCAGGGAGGTGAAGACGATCTTGTCGCCCGCAGGGGAGACGGTGGGTTCGGCGTCGTAGCCCCCGCCGGTGGTGAGGGTGTCGAGGATGTTGCCCTGCAGGTCGGCCGTGTAGATGTCGTAGGTGTCGTAGATGGGCCAGACGTAGGCGTCTCCCTGACGGCGTTCGGGCGCTTCGGGACATTGGAGCTGCTGGCCGTGGGTGGAGGAGTAAACGATGGTCGAGTCGCCCGGCATGAAGTAGGAACAGGTGGTGCGGCCCTGGCCGGTGCTGAGCATCTCCGGCCGGCGCTCGTGCATGGGACCCTCTGAGAGGCGCGTGAAGAAGATCTGGTCGCAGTTCACGTTCCAGCCGGAATAGTCGGACTGGAAGACCAGCTTCTCACCGTCGAAGCTGAAATAGGCCTCGGCGTTGTTCCCGCCAGAGGTTAGCTGTCGCACGTTGCGCAGGTGGGTTTCGTCGTCGTATTTAAGGGTATCGGAGGCAGGGTCGTAGGCCTCGTCGGTCTCCGTGCTGATTTGACAGCCGGCCATCAGGACGGCAGCCACCAGGATTAGGATAGGAAATCTCATAGGATGCATAGGGGGTTTGCCGTCGGGATACCAAGACCGGCCGTGCGCCTCAATTCATCGGATCAGGGTGCGCGAAGGTGTAGTCCAGTACCTCCTTCAGCTTGCGGTTCGATGCTATTTTATAATCCCTATGTGAATCTTCGTTGAAGACGGGAGGATCGAGCCCCATTTTTTCAGCCATGCGGGGGTAGAAGAGCTTGCGGGGAGGATGGCCGTCGGATACCGCGTTCAGAATGCCGGGACTCTCGGGAAGCTCAATCAGGCGGCGGATAACGGAGATGCAGTCGTCCAGGTGAATGAGGTTGACGGGTGCGTTGCCCTTGCCCAGGCCCTTGCGCCCCGCCAGGTATCGGACGGGGTGTCGTCCGGGGCCGTAGAGTCCCCCGAAACGCAGCACGTCGGTACGGAACTCCTCCCGCCCGAGCAGCATCTGTTCTGCCTTAAGCAGGGCCTCACCGGAGGGCCGGGTGGCTTCGCCGGGCTGCGCGTCCTCCTCTTCCACCACGCCGCCGTTGGGAGGATAAACGGAGGTGGAGCTGGCGAAGACCAGGTGGCGAAGGGGGCCGCCCTCCACCGCCCGGAGAACGTTTTCCACCTGGGCGGGGAAGAAGGACTCCACGTCTTCACGTCCCCGTCCGGGCGGGATGTTGAGCACCAGTACTTCGGATTCCCAGAATTCGGGGCAATGCTCGCAGACCACTTTTGGGTCCAGGCTCAGGCGAAAGGCATCGATGCCCTTGTCGCGTAACTCTGGCACCTTCTCCTGCGACGTGGTGGAGCCGCGCACGCGGTGGCCGTCCTGCAGCAGCGACTCGGCCAGGGGAGTTCCCAGCCAGCCGCAGCCTAAGATACTTATGTCCATAAAGTCGGAAAGTCAGAAAGTCGGAAAGTCTGGAAGTCGGAAAGTCTGGAAGTCGGAGGTCGGGGTTACTCTTCGTCCATGTAGGGATAGGTCCAGTCGCGGATGGGAATGGTGCTCTCCTTGATGGATCGGACCGAGAGCCAGCGCATCAGGTTGGGCGCGCTGCCCGCCTTGTCGTTGGTGCCCGATTTGCGGGCGCCACCGAAGGGCTGCTGGTTGACCGTGGCCGCGGTGGGCTTGTCGTTGATGTAGAAGTTGCCTGCGGCCTGTCTGAGGGTGTCGGCCATATGCTTGAGCACGTATCGGTCCTTGGCAAAAATAGCCCCGGTAAGCGCGTAGGGCGAGGTTTGGTCGCACAGCTCCAGGGTCTCCTCGAATTCCTCGTCCGGGTAGACGTAGACGGTGAGTACGGGCCCGAAGATCTCCTCTTCCATGGTTTTGAAGCGGGGGTCGTGGGCGCGGATCAGCGTGGGCTGTATGAAGTAGCCCTCGGAGTCGTCGTAGTCGCCCCCGAAGAGGATCTCCGCGTCGTCGGACTCCCTGGCGTAGTCGATGTAGGAAGTGATGCTGTCGAAGGCCTTTTTGTCGATGACGGCCCCCATAAAGTTGGTGAAATTCTCCACGTCGCCCACCTTGACCCCGGCAACCTCCTCCAGAAACCGGTCCCGGAAATCATCCCAGATCGATTCCGGGATGTACATGCGGGAGGCGGCGGAGCATTTCTGTCCCTGGTACTCGTAGGCGGCGCGGATGGCGGCGACCACCATGTCGTGAACGTCGGCGGTGTGGTGGGCGAAGATAAAGTCCTTGCCTCCCGTTTCGCCCACGATGCGCGGGTAGGTGTGATACTTTTCGATGTTGTCGGAGATTTTCTTCCAGAGGTGGTGGAAGGTGCCGGTGGAGCCGGTGAAATGTAGTCCGGACAGGTGTTCGCTCTCCAGCACCGGATCGCCCACATCGGGGCCGTTGCCCGGCAGGAAGTTGATCACGCCCTCGGGGAGGCCCGCCTCCTGGAAAATCTTCATTACGTACCAGCTGGAGTAGATGGAGGAGGTGGCCGGTTTCCAGAGGGAGACGTTGCCGCACATGGCGGGCGCGGAGGGCAGGTTGCCGGCGATGGCGGTAAAGTTGAAGGGCGTCACCGCAAAGACGAAGCCCTCCAGGGGGCGGTATTCCAGGCGGTTCCACATTTCACGCGGAGAATAGGGCTGCTCGCTGTAAATCTGGTTGAGGTAATAGGCGTTGAAGCGCAGGAAATCGGAGAGCTCGCCCACCGCTTCGATTTCCGACTGGTGCGGGGTCTTCGACTGCCCCAGCATGGTGGTGGCGTTCATGGTGTAGCGGTAGGTCTCCGTAATCAGGTTGGCCGCGCGAAGGAAGATGGAGACCCGCTCCTCCCAGGGCAGCGCCGCCCATTTCTCGCGAGCTTCCATGGCGGCCTCAATGGCCATCTTGACCTCTTTCTCCCCGCACAGGTGCACCGTTGCCAGCTTGTGCGAGTGGTTGTGCGGCATCACCACGTCTTCCGTGCGCCCGGTGCGCACTTCTTCGCCCCCTATGACGGCGGGAATTTCGATCTTGCGGGAGCGCAGCCTCTGGAGCTCGTCTTTCAGTTTCTGCCGCTCGGGCGTACCCGGCGCGTAGTCTAGATATACCTCGTTCTCAGGTTCCCGAAGGTTGAAGAGTGCGTTAGCCATGGAAGCGTGCGATGCTTGTATTTCGGTTGACGGATGCGAGGGCCAAAGGCGATTGTGCGCCCGTTTTCAAGCCGGGCGGAAGTTAACAATTATTTGTCAAAGGTGCGTCCGGCTAGGCCCCTTGACTGTCCAGAAACGAGAGAACGCGGGCGGCCGTTTCAGCGGCCGTTTCCATACAGTCGGGAAGGGATACGCCGCCGACAAAATTGCCGCAGGCAAAGAGGCCCGGCCGGTCGCGCTCCATCTGTGTAAGGGCTTCGCGCAGCTCCCCGTAGGCGGCGGTGTACTGCGGGATGGCCGCCTCCCAGAATGTGTGGGAGACAAAAACGGGGTCGCCCGAAATACCAAGTATGGGAGCCAGGTCGGCCAGCAGCTGCCCGCGCAGCTTCCCGGTGGACCGCGAGGCCAGTTCGGGCTGGCGGGCGCCGCCCGCAAAGGTGGTCAGCAGCACATGGCCATCGGGGGCGCGTCCCGGGAAAAGGGTGGAGGAGAAGAGGGTTCCGAGGGGAGAGAGGGACTCCCTTTCGGGGATGAGCAGGCCGAAACCGTCCAGGGGATGGTCTACCTGCTCGCGGCGGAAGCCGGTAGCCAGCACGCTTACGGGTGCCGCCGGCAGGCGAGGGAGGTCCGGCATTCCGGACATCTGTGCGATGACAGGCGGGGGACAGGCCAGCACCAGGGCCTGATGGGTGCGGGTCCGGTTTTCGCCTTCTCGGCGGAAGGATACCTCCCACCCGGGGCGGCGGCGTGCGGGCGCAGCTCCCCCGGGATGCTCCCGGCGTCCTCCCCCGGGTCCGCTACCGCGGGTGCGGCGAAGTGTCCGTACGTCCGCGCCGGTCAGCAGCTCCATGGCCGTTGCTTCGGCCAGTGCGTGCGGCAACTCCTGCATGCCTCCGGCGAAGGAGACCAGGCGGCGCCCGCCGCCCTTTGAGTCCCCAACTCCGCCGAACAGGGAGGCCAGTCCTCCGGCCAGCAGGGAGCCGTATTGCTGCTCCATTTCCCAGAGGCGCCGGAAGCTGTGGCGCATGACCAGCTGTTCGGGGTCGCCCGCCCATATGCCGCCCACAAAGGGGTTGACGGCGTAGTCGACCACTTCGGGACCCAGCCGGCGCCGAAAGAAGGAGGCTACGCTCTCGTCGGGGTTTTCCCCGCGACGCGCGAAGGGCTCCGCCAGCAGGCGCAGCTTGGCGCCGGCGCTGAGC
Protein-coding regions in this window:
- the hemG gene encoding protoporphyrinogen oxidase, translating into MNLEPTTSPGTDAPKPPVPRDGPSVGVVGGGISGLTAARILSEGGARITLYEKQPRVGGLIRTRASAGWQVDEGPNTLLLRGGSRAGELVRDLGLEERLQEAEKTASRRYILRDGRPQPLPSSPGEMISTGLLSAGAKLRLLAEPFARRGENPDESVASFFRRRLGPEVVDYAVNPFVGGIWAGDPEQLVMRHSFRRLWEMEQQYGSLLAGGLASLFGGVGDSKGGGRRLVSFAGGMQELPHALAEATAMELLTGADVRTLRRTRGSGPGGGRREHPGGAAPARRRPGWEVSFRREGENRTRTHQALVLACPPPVIAQMSGMPDLPRLPAAPVSVLATGFRREQVDHPLDGFGLLIPERESLSPLGTLFSSTLFPGRAPDGHVLLTTFAGGARQPELASRSTGKLRGQLLADLAPILGISGDPVFVSHTFWEAAIPQYTAAYGELREALTQMERDRPGLFACGNFVGGVSLPDCMETAAETAARVLSFLDSQGA
- a CDS encoding DUF6787 family protein; the encoded protein is MNRLLDKLMKRWEVESLWQVGVILVVFALTGMTTLYVNEWLFGLLGISDEDPFWLRTLFWLLLVLPAYQVLFLAYGFLLGQFRFVWRFEKKSFRKLTSLFTGRRRDEQ
- the hemF gene encoding oxygen-dependent coproporphyrinogen oxidase; its protein translation is MVESLKVSFSEYIRSLQRRICDALESEDGVGRFRHDNWEREGGGGGHTRVIEGGEVFEKGGVNISTVHGELPEPIRRRFEVEEGWFWAGGLSLVLHPRSPMVPTAHANVRYFELYDDSNLSEMRDCWFGGGADLTPFYLWEEDAVHFHRAWKEACAPHGEEIYPAFKKECDDYFYNDHRGEARGVGGIFFDYLRPGSQPATGSGSEGETAGAGGVGRTARDWYDFTTDVGDAFLDSYLPIVRRRRGEPWEERHRRFQELRRGRYVEFNLIYDRGTLFGLKTGGRTESILMSLPPRVRWDYDFTPEPGSREEETVRLLSGQPVDWIGRESG
- a CDS encoding DUF423 domain-containing protein, with protein sequence MSKVLFLSGSAAMALAVMLGAFGAHALRGRLDPDMLETFTTGVTYHFYHALGLLILGIAAQYLPESPWLRWSGWLMGAGIVLFSGSLYLMAFTGARWLGAVTPIGGMAFILAWLLFFGAVWKGM
- the hemB gene encoding porphobilinogen synthase translates to MAQGEFPHIRNRRLRAGEAIREMVAEHHLTPDDFIAPLFVMEGEDAVEEIPSMPGYFRYTLDRLAGEAEELREAGIRSVLLFVKVPDSKKDNQGTEALNDEGLMQRSVRFLKERFPELLVMTDVALDPYSSYGHDGIVEDGEILNDPSVELLARMALSHAEAGADMVAPSDMMDGRIAAMRETLDAADLKHTGIMAYSAKYASAFYGPFRDALDSAPGFGDKKSYQMDPRNVREAVREARMDEQEGADIVMVKPGLPYLDVVRAVREAVSVPVSVYNVSGEYAMLKAAAEKGWIDGEMAMMESLIAFKRAGADLIATYFAKEASQLLNAKYQ
- a CDS encoding SDR family oxidoreductase, with the protein product MDISILGCGWLGTPLAESLLQDGHRVRGSTTSQEKVPELRDKGIDAFRLSLDPKVVCEHCPEFWESEVLVLNIPPGRGREDVESFFPAQVENVLRAVEGGPLRHLVFASSTSVYPPNGGVVEEEDAQPGEATRPSGEALLKAEQMLLGREEFRTDVLRFGGLYGPGRHPVRYLAGRKGLGKGNAPVNLIHLDDCISVIRRLIELPESPGILNAVSDGHPPRKLFYPRMAEKMGLDPPVFNEDSHRDYKIASNRKLKEVLDYTFAHPDPMN
- the pruA gene encoding L-glutamate gamma-semialdehyde dehydrogenase, with product MANALFNLREPENEVYLDYAPGTPERQKLKDELQRLRSRKIEIPAVIGGEEVRTGRTEDVVMPHNHSHKLATVHLCGEKEVKMAIEAAMEAREKWAALPWEERVSIFLRAANLITETYRYTMNATTMLGQSKTPHQSEIEAVGELSDFLRFNAYYLNQIYSEQPYSPREMWNRLEYRPLEGFVFAVTPFNFTAIAGNLPSAPAMCGNVSLWKPATSSIYSSWYVMKIFQEAGLPEGVINFLPGNGPDVGDPVLESEHLSGLHFTGSTGTFHHLWKKISDNIEKYHTYPRIVGETGGKDFIFAHHTADVHDMVVAAIRAAYEYQGQKCSAASRMYIPESIWDDFRDRFLEEVAGVKVGDVENFTNFMGAVIDKKAFDSITSYIDYARESDDAEILFGGDYDDSEGYFIQPTLIRAHDPRFKTMEEEIFGPVLTVYVYPDEEFEETLELCDQTSPYALTGAIFAKDRYVLKHMADTLRQAAGNFYINDKPTAATVNQQPFGGARKSGTNDKAGSAPNLMRWLSVRSIKESTIPIRDWTYPYMDEE
- a CDS encoding MmcQ/YjbR family DNA-binding protein, encoding MTVEDFRNYCLHFRGAREDLDKENRILAFKVLDHTFALADPDSFDAINLKCDPVKAAMLRGLYEEVVPGDVDDKKNWNAVDPHGSLGEELIKEWIKDSYELVIEAMPRKEQKKLEKD
- the hemL gene encoding glutamate-1-semialdehyde 2,1-aminomutase, with protein sequence MRNKSKELFERAQESIPGGVNSPARAFNAVGGPPVFIESAEGSVLVDVDGNEYIDYVGSWGPMILGHAWPPVVEAVRQAAARSTSFGAPTELEVRMAEQVREMVPGLDLVRMVNSGTEACMSAIRVARGHTGRDKIIKFEGNYHGHGDAFLIKAGSGALTLGAPSSPGVTEGTARDTLVADFNDLNSVKKLLAGHEGEVAGIIVEPVAGNMGCVPPSRGFLEGLRELCNAHDIVLIFDEVMTGFRVAMGGAQERYGVRADLLAFGKIIGGGLPVGAFGGRKEIMDAVSPVGPVYQAGTLSGNPLAMAAGLTLLTELHEHPRHYDELEEKGAYLQRGLKELCGERGVDVTINRVGSMISPFFTGREVTGFESANTTDLDLFRSFFHGMLNRGVYLPPSPFESWFLANSLTRDMMDRTLEAAAGALDEAMA